A window of Halalkalibacillus sediminis contains these coding sequences:
- a CDS encoding universal stress protein: MYKRVLVAADGSEHSFRATEHAIGLLERDNPESVIEVVYSISPSKSKADVLHTGDKDMIAKKRRERLKDIEGLLEEKKIPYEVVILQGEPGPTIVEYANGHMFDCVVLGSRGRNNLQSMVLGSVSHKVAKRVNCPVMIVK; the protein is encoded by the coding sequence ATGTATAAACGTGTACTCGTAGCAGCAGATGGTTCTGAGCACTCTTTCCGTGCAACAGAACATGCCATAGGATTATTAGAAAGAGACAATCCAGAAAGTGTTATTGAGGTTGTGTATTCTATTAGCCCGTCCAAGTCCAAAGCAGATGTGCTTCATACTGGAGACAAGGACATGATCGCGAAAAAACGTCGCGAGCGACTTAAAGATATCGAAGGTTTATTAGAAGAAAAGAAAATCCCTTATGAGGTAGTGATCTTGCAAGGTGAACCAGGACCCACCATTGTCGAGTATGCTAATGGGCATATGTTCGACTGTGTAGTACTAGGTAGTCGTGGCCGAAACAATTTACAAAGCATGGTGCTAGGTAGCGTCAGCCACAAGGTCGCTAAGCGAGTAAATTGCCCGGTCATGATAGTCAAATAG
- a CDS encoding ATP-binding cassette domain-containing protein, with amino-acid sequence MTVKIEAQHISLNYKGFKALKDISFSIEGGKIIGLIGRNGAGKTSLLSIISAFQYTPEGSLRVNGEEVFENAKVMRDIAFLYDADYSDQTENVKDMLDTVKKYRPYYDEEYAMHLVKRFKLPLDKAANKLSKGMQSALNVTMGLASRAPITIFDEVYLGMDAPTRNIFYKELLEDQEKHPRTFILSTHLVSEMDYLFDEIVMIHDGKLLLHENYGSLVEKGVSVTGHHKKVDEFVENKEILNEEKLGTTKSVTIFGELSEEELEFARKDGLEIGPVSLQDLFIHLTGGEE; translated from the coding sequence ATGACAGTTAAGATAGAAGCTCAACATATTTCATTAAATTATAAAGGATTTAAGGCCTTAAAGGATATATCATTTAGCATTGAAGGCGGGAAAATTATTGGACTTATTGGTAGGAATGGCGCAGGGAAGACGTCGTTATTATCTATAATCTCCGCATTTCAGTATACTCCGGAAGGTTCTCTTCGTGTAAATGGAGAAGAAGTTTTTGAAAATGCAAAGGTTATGCGAGATATTGCCTTTCTTTATGATGCTGATTACTCGGATCAGACGGAGAATGTGAAGGATATGCTTGATACCGTCAAAAAGTATCGCCCTTATTACGATGAAGAGTATGCGATGCACCTCGTGAAAAGATTTAAATTGCCACTCGATAAGGCAGCGAATAAACTTTCGAAAGGAATGCAGTCAGCATTGAATGTCACGATGGGACTGGCTAGCCGTGCGCCTATTACAATTTTCGATGAAGTTTATTTAGGGATGGACGCTCCAACTAGAAATATTTTTTATAAGGAATTACTTGAAGACCAAGAGAAACATCCTCGAACCTTTATTTTATCTACTCATTTGGTTTCTGAGATGGATTATCTTTTTGATGAAATCGTAATGATCCATGACGGGAAGCTTTTATTGCACGAAAATTATGGGTCGTTAGTTGAAAAGGGAGTTTCGGTTACAGGTCACCACAAGAAAGTGGATGAATTCGTGGAAAATAAAGAGATTCTCAATGAAGAGAAGCTTGGAACGACGAAATCGGTGACCATTTTTGGTGAATTAAGTGAAGAGGAACTAGAATTTGCAAGAAAAGACGGCTTGGAAATTGGTCCAGTTTCTCTTCAAGACTTGTTTATTCATCTTACAGGAGGTGAGGAATAA
- a CDS encoding alpha/beta fold hydrolase: MYTTRMIETSRGVFEVFVKGEGEPLCATHLYSQFNEKGNYFADTFTEEFKVYLVNLRGAGNSSPVIEDDEMSMESAVKDMESIRETLGIDRWAFAGHSTGGMLGLVYALQAGESLTKLFCSGASADMNYAKHPDSIYCAENPNNERMRGILALFRSEDTTREERIAAGREWGAMSLYRPEKADEYYAKPSSGAVISERVDYFSYVDGPEYDVVEDLKNISTPTLVASGRHDAQCPLDCSIQIADGIPEAKLEIFEESNHNAFVEEKDKFKRVVSQFKEM, encoded by the coding sequence ATGTATACGACACGCATGATCGAAACGTCGCGAGGAGTATTTGAAGTCTTCGTGAAAGGAGAAGGGGAGCCATTGTGTGCGACTCACCTATATTCACAGTTTAATGAAAAAGGTAATTACTTCGCTGATACTTTTACAGAAGAATTCAAGGTTTATTTAGTGAATTTACGAGGCGCAGGGAATTCAAGTCCGGTAATAGAAGACGATGAAATGAGTATGGAAAGCGCTGTTAAAGATATGGAGTCTATTCGAGAAACGTTAGGGATCGACCGTTGGGCATTTGCGGGACACTCCACAGGCGGTATGCTCGGACTAGTCTATGCATTGCAAGCGGGAGAATCACTGACCAAACTCTTTTGTAGTGGAGCTAGTGCTGACATGAATTATGCCAAACACCCTGACAGTATCTATTGTGCTGAGAATCCTAATAACGAAAGAATGAGAGGGATTCTAGCGTTATTCCGTTCAGAAGACACAACGCGAGAAGAAAGAATAGCTGCTGGAAGAGAATGGGGAGCCATGTCTTTATATCGACCGGAAAAAGCTGATGAGTATTATGCTAAACCGAGTAGCGGGGCAGTCATATCTGAAAGGGTAGATTATTTCAGCTACGTAGATGGGCCAGAGTATGACGTGGTTGAAGACTTGAAAAACATTTCGACACCTACATTGGTAGCTTCGGGCCGACATGATGCACAGTGCCCTCTGGATTGTTCTATTCAAATCGCAGATGGAATTCCTGAGGCGAAGCTCGAAATTTTCGAGGAAAGCAACCACAATGCTTTCGTAGAAGAGAAGGATAAGTTTAAACGGGTGGTTAGTCAATTCAAAGAGATGTAA
- a CDS encoding metallophosphoesterase family protein produces MEKIAIISDIHGNKTALDAVLGDIEKRSVDRIFCLGDLIGKGPQGSACIATVKEKCDKVIRGNWDVFIQEETDNEFLQWYKDRLTEDDYNFLKNLPFNIDIELNEQLIRCVHASPRSEFERILPWHPLEDRLTMFENSDATGTSSSSRKPDIVLYGDIHTSFLHTYSNGILCNVGSVGNSLDLNKASYVIIDGSHGTNGIEFVRVDYDREAEVGIARDLGMPGLEPYRGEIMFAKYRHA; encoded by the coding sequence TTGGAAAAAATCGCTATCATATCAGATATCCATGGAAATAAAACAGCACTTGATGCAGTATTAGGAGACATTGAAAAAAGGTCGGTGGATCGAATTTTTTGTCTTGGGGATTTAATAGGGAAAGGTCCACAAGGTTCAGCTTGTATTGCAACCGTTAAAGAGAAGTGCGACAAAGTCATTCGTGGGAACTGGGATGTTTTTATTCAAGAAGAAACAGATAATGAGTTCTTACAATGGTATAAAGATCGATTGACTGAAGATGATTACAATTTTTTAAAGAATCTACCTTTTAACATTGATATCGAATTAAATGAACAATTAATCAGATGTGTGCATGCATCACCACGAAGTGAATTTGAACGAATTCTTCCGTGGCACCCACTAGAAGATCGTTTAACAATGTTTGAAAATAGTGATGCGACTGGAACGAGTTCGTCATCACGTAAACCTGATATTGTCTTATACGGGGATATTCACACAAGTTTTTTACATACATATTCGAACGGTATCCTCTGTAACGTGGGAAGTGTCGGCAACTCACTTGATCTAAATAAGGCCTCTTATGTCATTATTGATGGAAGTCACGGAACTAATGGAATCGAATTTGTAAGAGTAGATTATGACCGAGAAGCGGAAGTCGGCATTGCGAGAGATCTTGGTATGCCAGGACTGGAACCATATCGTGGTGAGATCATGTTCGCAAAGTACCGTCATGCATAG
- a CDS encoding GntR family transcriptional regulator — protein sequence MKKEFDEGKPIFQQVREQIEDQIVNDQLQEGDQAPSTTQLVNFYKINHVTVAKGVNQLVDEGILYKKRGVGMFVEEGAKEKLVQKRKSAFMDTYVVRLVREADKLGISENEVFDMIKKVKGSGSDDS from the coding sequence TTGAAGAAGGAATTTGATGAAGGGAAGCCCATATTCCAGCAAGTTCGTGAACAGATAGAAGATCAAATTGTAAATGATCAGCTTCAAGAAGGGGATCAGGCACCATCCACGACTCAGCTCGTCAACTTTTACAAAATCAATCATGTAACCGTGGCAAAAGGTGTGAATCAGCTTGTCGATGAAGGCATTTTGTACAAAAAACGAGGTGTAGGTATGTTCGTGGAAGAAGGGGCTAAGGAAAAACTGGTTCAGAAGCGGAAGAGTGCTTTCATGGATACTTATGTCGTTCGATTAGTTCGAGAGGCAGATAAACTGGGGATTTCTGAAAATGAGGTTTTCGATATGATCAAGAAAGTGAAAGGGAGTGGTTCAGATGACAGTTAA
- a CDS encoding HIT family protein: protein MKDCPFCHPEAWENQQIIAENEYCRFIQIPQEILVGSGLIIPKDHRETVFDLTKEEWDATYSLMHEVKVILDEKYNPDGYNLGWNCELIGGQSILHAHLHIIPRYSDEPFVGRGIRYWLKGEENRRI from the coding sequence ATGAAAGATTGTCCATTTTGCCATCCTGAAGCTTGGGAGAATCAACAGATTATTGCAGAAAATGAATACTGCCGGTTTATACAAATTCCCCAAGAAATATTGGTCGGTTCTGGTTTAATTATCCCTAAGGACCACCGCGAAACCGTGTTTGATTTAACAAAAGAAGAATGGGACGCCACATATTCCCTCATGCACGAAGTTAAGGTGATCCTAGACGAAAAGTATAACCCGGATGGCTATAACTTAGGGTGGAACTGTGAACTTATTGGAGGTCAAAGCATCCTCCACGCGCACCTACATATCATCCCAAGATATTCAGATGAGCCTTTCGTGGGGAGAGGTATTCGATATTGGTTGAAGGGTGAAGAGAATCGTAGAATATAA
- a CDS encoding MFS transporter — protein MKNWKHAWLLLGSVGISSIGNFIYLVSINILVYQMTGSAAAVAGLWLVGPLTNMVMKFWTGSFIDFRSKRKIMITTYLARAALILCIPFATSVAFIYAFLVLLAIANSFFMPSSTTYITQMIPKEDRKRFNSIQSVMTSGAFILGPSIGGGLILLTNIDWTLWMNSSFFIVSAILLAFIPEKEIIDRSSIPKLTFKQVWSDFHVVVEFMKSQKFVAFFYLAFIATMWFTFAMDAQEVVFAQSVVGLSEFDYSLLISITGIGSVVAAILLSIFSKKVSLRFMVGVGVVMTTVGYLLYAFAWSFSSIAFGFIILGFFLVFFNAGIATFYQNNIPTDTMGRVTSIFQLIQSVGQVIFVLGVGVLADLIALRMTIVAMAVGMLVVALMMAIMVFQPKRQSYFQEN, from the coding sequence TTGAAAAATTGGAAGCATGCTTGGCTTTTACTTGGCTCTGTCGGTATCTCCAGCATAGGTAACTTCATCTACCTTGTTTCGATTAATATATTGGTCTATCAAATGACTGGTTCAGCGGCAGCAGTAGCAGGGTTATGGTTGGTCGGCCCACTGACCAATATGGTGATGAAATTTTGGACCGGTAGTTTTATAGACTTTCGTTCGAAGCGGAAGATTATGATCACTACATATCTGGCGAGGGCAGCTTTGATTTTATGTATTCCTTTCGCAACGAGTGTGGCTTTTATTTATGCCTTTCTTGTATTGTTAGCAATTGCAAATTCATTTTTTATGCCTTCGTCCACTACATATATTACTCAGATGATTCCTAAGGAAGACCGGAAGCGGTTCAATTCGATTCAATCAGTTATGACCTCTGGAGCATTCATCCTTGGTCCATCAATTGGTGGAGGTCTGATTCTTTTGACTAACATTGATTGGACGCTATGGATGAACAGTAGTTTTTTCATCGTTTCCGCAATATTGCTGGCGTTTATACCTGAAAAGGAAATCATTGACCGGTCGTCGATTCCGAAGTTGACGTTCAAACAAGTATGGAGTGATTTTCATGTAGTGGTGGAGTTCATGAAATCTCAAAAATTTGTGGCCTTCTTTTATTTGGCGTTCATTGCAACGATGTGGTTCACTTTCGCCATGGACGCACAGGAAGTTGTTTTTGCCCAAAGTGTGGTCGGACTTTCAGAATTCGACTATAGTTTATTGATCAGTATTACAGGCATCGGTTCGGTTGTTGCGGCAATTCTCTTGTCTATATTTTCGAAAAAGGTGTCGCTTCGTTTTATGGTTGGCGTAGGAGTGGTGATGACGACTGTCGGTTATTTGTTGTATGCATTTGCCTGGTCATTCTCGTCGATTGCATTCGGCTTCATCATTTTAGGTTTTTTCCTTGTGTTTTTTAATGCAGGGATCGCGACATTCTATCAAAATAATATCCCCACCGATACGATGGGGAGGGTGACAAGCATTTTTCAGTTGATTCAAAGCGTGGGGCAAGTCATTTTCGTTCTTGGAGTCGGTGTGTTGGCTGACTTGATTGCACTTCGGATGACGATTGTTGCGATGGCAGTAGGTATGCTGGTCGTTGCCCTTATGATGGCGATCATGGTTTTCCAGCCGAAACGACAATCATATTTTCAAGAAAACTAG
- a CDS encoding C45 family autoproteolytic acyltransferase/hydolase codes for MKEIYSEVIQFRGNHYDFGYEQGKQLKDSLTIHNRNRQWKKKRARFVIDIDEAKKAFMTFAPQIWDEFEGLQAGLEMPMEDVLRNFGGYRVEPERSGCSIMTGTDYMVRNYDFHPQTYDGRYTFFQPTDGGYAVVGPSSRITGRMDGMNEEGLVMGYNFTHRKKTHDGFVCYMIGRMILETCANVDEAVALLKEIPHRNAFSYVMIDSSEVTYVVEASPRGVKVRESNVSTNHFEVLTDENRNHLIDSQKRQTVIEDHLDEWSEAKQAFNYFNDSSLDLFSDKYKSWSGTIHTTAYFPKEKVAWFTLGGDKEPVVFDFEKWLNGTDVSIERIYGEVNTTLGFANMDAFVR; via the coding sequence ATGAAAGAAATATATAGTGAAGTGATTCAATTCAGAGGAAATCATTATGATTTCGGCTACGAACAAGGGAAACAGCTAAAGGACTCTTTAACAATACATAATCGCAACAGACAGTGGAAGAAAAAACGTGCGCGATTCGTGATTGATATTGATGAAGCGAAAAAAGCGTTCATGACATTCGCCCCTCAAATCTGGGACGAGTTCGAAGGTTTACAAGCTGGGCTTGAAATGCCGATGGAGGATGTTCTGAGGAATTTCGGAGGATACCGTGTCGAACCCGAACGTAGTGGATGTTCAATTATGACGGGTACGGATTATATGGTCAGGAATTATGATTTTCATCCGCAAACCTACGATGGACGCTACACCTTTTTTCAACCGACAGATGGCGGATACGCTGTGGTCGGTCCGTCCTCTCGGATTACTGGCCGTATGGATGGAATGAATGAAGAAGGATTGGTGATGGGCTATAATTTCACCCACCGTAAGAAGACACATGATGGGTTCGTCTGTTATATGATCGGGCGGATGATTTTGGAGACGTGTGCCAATGTCGATGAGGCAGTTGCTTTATTAAAAGAAATTCCTCACCGCAATGCATTCAGCTACGTCATGATCGATTCTAGCGAGGTTACGTATGTCGTGGAAGCTAGCCCTCGAGGAGTTAAAGTACGTGAATCCAATGTATCTACCAACCATTTCGAAGTGCTGACCGATGAAAATCGCAACCATTTAATAGACTCTCAAAAGCGTCAAACTGTAATTGAAGATCACCTAGACGAGTGGTCCGAGGCGAAACAAGCATTCAACTATTTCAATGACTCCAGCCTCGATTTATTTTCCGATAAATACAAAAGTTGGTCTGGTACGATTCACACCACTGCTTATTTCCCGAAAGAAAAGGTGGCTTGGTTCACACTTGGCGGGGATAAAGAGCCAGTTGTTTTTGATTTTGAAAAATGGTTGAACGGTACCGATGTCAGTATTGAGCGTATCTACGGAGAAGTCAATACGACGCTCGGATTTGCGAATATGGACGCGTTTGTTCGCTAG
- a CDS encoding nucleotidyltransferase family protein, translated as MIETKEEIKQLIQEDHWMMGILKQVKELNLPDWWVCAGFVRSKVWDELHGNTVRTPLNDIDVIYFDEKDTSEITEKYWENELEVKDPSIPWSVKNQARMHRVNDLAPYTSSEDGISKFPEAATALGIKLDPMNQLILSAPHGIKDVVNLEVKPTPLFAENLRLSEIYESRIEKKNWRTTWNKLRIYYVD; from the coding sequence ATGATAGAAACTAAAGAAGAAATTAAACAGCTAATCCAAGAAGATCACTGGATGATGGGAATATTGAAACAAGTAAAAGAGTTGAATTTACCCGATTGGTGGGTTTGTGCAGGCTTTGTACGCTCAAAAGTTTGGGATGAGCTTCATGGAAATACCGTGAGAACTCCATTAAATGATATTGATGTCATTTACTTTGATGAAAAGGATACTTCAGAAATAACGGAAAAATATTGGGAGAATGAACTAGAGGTTAAAGATCCCTCAATACCTTGGTCAGTGAAAAACCAAGCAAGAATGCATAGAGTCAACGATCTAGCCCCATACACTTCTTCAGAAGATGGCATCTCAAAATTTCCTGAGGCTGCAACAGCTCTTGGAATTAAGCTTGATCCGATGAATCAATTAATACTATCAGCGCCTCACGGGATTAAAGATGTGGTCAATTTGGAAGTGAAGCCGACTCCACTTTTCGCTGAAAACCTTAGACTTTCCGAGATATATGAAAGCAGAATAGAAAAGAAAAATTGGAGAACAACTTGGAATAAACTACGAATCTACTACGTAGACTAG
- a CDS encoding HD domain-containing protein, protein MQTELHKILKIVSLAERLKFELRHSWLSNGRQESVAEHTWRVSLMAIMVEPLLSQRVVIEKLLKMIIIHDLVEAEAGDLPTFDTMSDDALKKIKQQNETQAIKNIKSTLDNELGQELYDLWFEFEHKDTYEAKVANALDKLEAQIQHNEADISTWKEIEYEMSFMMEKHVNFEPTLRNLKDLIEADAEKKLLGAGIDLENIKK, encoded by the coding sequence ATGCAAACCGAATTACATAAAATCTTAAAGATTGTTAGTCTTGCAGAACGTTTAAAATTCGAATTAAGGCATAGCTGGTTATCGAACGGCAGGCAGGAAAGTGTTGCCGAACATACGTGGAGAGTGTCATTGATGGCCATAATGGTTGAACCATTATTGTCCCAAAGAGTTGTGATTGAAAAGCTATTAAAAATGATAATTATTCATGACTTAGTAGAAGCAGAAGCTGGTGACCTTCCCACATTCGACACAATGTCAGACGATGCTTTGAAAAAAATAAAACAACAGAATGAGACCCAAGCGATTAAAAATATTAAAAGTACTCTTGATAACGAATTGGGCCAGGAATTATACGATTTATGGTTCGAGTTCGAACACAAAGATACATACGAAGCGAAGGTAGCGAATGCATTAGATAAGTTAGAGGCTCAAATACAACACAACGAAGCAGACATTTCTACGTGGAAAGAAATCGAGTATGAAATGAGTTTCATGATGGAGAAGCACGTGAATTTCGAACCTACATTAAGAAACCTCAAAGATTTAATTGAAGCCGATGCAGAAAAAAAGCTCCTCGGAGCAGGAATTGACTTAGAAAATATCAAGAAGTAA
- a CDS encoding nucleotidyltransferase substrate binding protein — translation MDPYKEGRWKEQFEKFEKSFELLEKYQDISIDSEIERTGMIHFFEMSMEHAYSTLFDYLDAKGNPVESKRHALKEIKEYPFIQNHRTWMKIYNRRNLAYYLFTEKVARQLTQDIQTTYYPELKYFYQQLSLEK, via the coding sequence ATGGATCCATATAAAGAGGGACGTTGGAAAGAACAATTCGAGAAGTTTGAAAAGAGCTTCGAGTTATTAGAAAAATATCAGGACATATCAATAGATAGTGAAATCGAAAGAACTGGAATGATTCATTTTTTTGAAATGTCGATGGAGCATGCATACAGCACACTTTTTGACTATTTGGATGCCAAAGGAAATCCCGTCGAATCGAAAAGACATGCATTGAAGGAAATCAAGGAATATCCTTTCATCCAAAATCACCGGACATGGATGAAAATCTATAACCGCAGGAATTTAGCGTACTACCTATTTACGGAAAAAGTGGCGCGTCAACTCACCCAAGATATTCAAACAACTTATTATCCTGAATTAAAATACTTCTATCAACAACTTTCTTTAGAAAAATAA
- a CDS encoding aminoglycoside phosphotransferase family protein codes for MTFDSISFLNEYKTAHKINKGFSHDEKWVIDDRYLLRIFGDVSSEQLEEQALLIQKAVNNGASIPNVHELGMYQSKPYMILDYLQGKNAEEVLPVMSGQEQYQAGLDTGRGLQKLHASPVDQPVASWESKWNKRVYRLAPDFESIFKNSPRHLKVLDFIYDQLYLMKDRPQRIQHYDFHPSNVIFNNNRFEGIIDMQKIKLADPYHELYKTEYFTLPISVSFARGIFDGYHDGSVPADFWKLHRLYAAIHIVSAEVWAHNVAIDQKETFRRYTERTLNEWDDFQLDIPKWYTAGHSEGENI; via the coding sequence ATGACATTTGATAGTATTTCTTTTTTAAATGAATACAAAACTGCCCACAAAATCAACAAAGGCTTTTCTCATGATGAAAAATGGGTAATCGACGATCGATATCTTTTAAGGATATTCGGTGACGTTTCATCAGAACAATTAGAAGAACAAGCTTTGTTGATTCAAAAAGCTGTTAACAACGGAGCCTCTATTCCAAATGTACACGAATTAGGCATGTACCAATCAAAACCCTATATGATTCTAGATTACCTTCAAGGAAAGAATGCTGAAGAAGTTTTACCTGTGATGTCAGGGCAAGAACAATACCAGGCTGGCTTAGATACTGGAAGAGGTCTTCAAAAGCTTCACGCGAGTCCAGTGGATCAACCTGTGGCGTCTTGGGAATCCAAGTGGAACAAGCGAGTTTACAGACTAGCGCCAGACTTCGAGAGTATATTCAAGAACTCCCCAAGACATTTGAAAGTACTAGATTTCATTTATGATCAACTATACCTTATGAAAGACAGACCACAGCGAATCCAGCATTATGATTTCCACCCATCAAATGTGATATTTAATAACAATCGCTTCGAGGGAATCATTGATATGCAAAAAATCAAGTTAGCTGACCCTTATCACGAACTCTATAAAACTGAATATTTCACTCTACCGATCAGCGTGTCCTTTGCACGCGGGATATTCGATGGTTATCATGACGGTTCTGTCCCCGCGGATTTCTGGAAGTTACATCGCCTATATGCAGCCATCCACATCGTTTCTGCAGAAGTCTGGGCACACAACGTCGCGATTGATCAAAAAGAAACATTTAGAAGATATACCGAAAGGACCCTTAATGAATGGGATGATTTTCAGTTAGACATACCAAAATGGTATACAGCTGGTCATTCAGAAGGAGAGAACATATGA